GCGCGGAAACACTGAAATCCAAGCCTCCTGGAATGCTCCAACCTTTAGCGCAGATGGCACTGCTGGGATCGTCAAGGATAAAATAAGTGCGAGCAGTGCAAAGACAAAGATCGCCAACGGCGGGAGTCCATCTGGATAGCGGCTAGGTTTGGCCGGCGCCCTTAGGTACATTGTGAGTGTTCGAACAGCTCCTATTAGCAAAGTGAGAGCTCCCGCCGTGATACAGAGGGCGATGACCTTATAACTATCTGTTGACTCTGTCAGCACCTTAATCATCTCGGCCAACACTCGGGGAACAAGCAGCACTGACGCAAGCGCCAAGCACATTAGCGTGAAGATGGGTATCCAATTGAATAGGTAGGCGGCAACTAGAGCAATGAGGTCGCCTGCGCTTGAAAGACTAAAGCGCGGAGCCAAATATGAGCTATGACGGCGTACCCACCACAATGGACCGCATTCGGAGCCACGTCGTGATGCTAACTCCTTGGCCACTCCATCCATGCCGTCTTTGTGTCTATAGGCCCAAGCAAGAAACCAGCTTGCAGCATAACCACCGCCCGAAACCGATGAAATGTATTGAAATCCGGGCAGCAAGCCTTTGGCTGCCATAGCCTGCAAGACACCGATGGAAAAGCTCGCACTCCTAATGCCGCCGCCTGACATTGCCAACCCTATCAAGGCATGCTGATGGGTCGACTGATTCAGCAGCGGGCCAGCCTCACTATTGCGCCCGAGCAATATTCGTCGGCGGTGCCGGTCGCAGAGTACACCGTCAATCTCAACGCGAATCTCTTCGGGTAGCTGCCCCATTTTTTGTCCCAGTGCATATATAAGCTGATCTGCAGTTGCCTGAATTTCATCGTCCGGCAAAGATCTTTCAGTCCGTGCTTCCCGACCACACCACCCTCTAGAATCAATATATTGACCCTGCGCATACGCGAGTAGATCGTTAAGACAACTTATATTCTCTTTCGATCCTCGAATGGAAGCTTGTGTTGCCAGCGCGGCCCGAAGCGCACGACGATGGTCAAAATATCGTGCGGCGATAAGATACCTTGCGTAATCGAACCACCCCTCAGAAACACACACCTGGATGCTCTCGAGAAAGAGCACCTCGCTCGCCGAAAGACTTCTACTGAAATCAGTGGTAGCTTCAGATATTTTGAAAAGTGCGCGAAGTTTTTGGAGCAGTTGGTCATTAGCGATACTGAACATCTTTTGCCCTCCCTTACAGCGATTCTTCCTGACACTTTTCGTTAGTCAAGGGGTCCGGCCGGGCCGGCTCATGCCAACGCGGGAATCCCCTTTGGGCTGCCTCACTCTGGCGAGTGGAAGAACTCTCTCGTGCAATTGCACTGATTTGCTTGATGGCGGCCGGCGGCAACGCCCGACTGTCTGGCCCCAGCAACTGGTTCACTTGCGCTGGTCGGTGGGCGGGTTGGCGCCGCGGCCACGCAAAGACTCGCTCGCTCTCGGCAGCGTGCTTTACCTCGACGGCCCGCCTGAGTCTTTAGGGCTGAGGTCGACCTCCCACGCTGGCTGTAGGAAGCCCATCACATTTGGGTCGCTTGCATCGCCCCGAGATCAATGTTCTGCAGGAGCCTCTATGAAACGAGTTGCCAGGTAGCTGCCCATCCTCACCGTCGGCAACTGACACCTGACCTTGCGGCCAGACCGCGCCCAAAACCATCAGTGGCGCGCCACACCAAGCCCCGCAGCACGACGTCTCGCGCTGCGGGGCTTGTGACCTTCAGACCGGCCCCGAGGAGCCGGCTTTGCCGCTCAATCAGCCTGCTTGCGCAGGAAGGCCGGGATCTCGATCTCGTCCATGCCGTTGGACGACAGGGCTTCCACCTTGGCCGCGGCCTGGGTGCGGGCCGAGCGCCACACGCTGGGCGTGCTGAGGTTGCTGTAGTCGTGCGCGGTGGTGCCGGGCAGGCCCTGGCCGCCCATTTGCGCCACGGTGTTCAGGATCGGCAGGTTGTCGGTGCCGGTGCGCAGCGCGGCGGCCGGCTGCACCACGGTCAGCGGTGCAGCCTGCGGCTTGCGCTGGCACAGGCCGGTGGCGATCACGGTCACGCGCATCTGGTCGCCCAGGCTGTCGTCGTAGGCCGCGCCGTAGATGATGTGCGCGTCATCGGCGGCATAGCGGCGGATGGTGTTCATCGCCGCCTTGCTTTCGTTCAGGCGGAAGTTGGTCTTGCTGGCAGCAATCAGCACCAGCACGCCACGGGCGCCCGACAGGTCGATGCCTTCCAGCAGCGGGCAGGCCACGGCAGCGTCAGCCGCCTTGTTGGCGCGATCCGGGCCGCTGGCGGTGGCCGTTCCCATCATGGCCTTGCCGGGCTCGCTCATCACGGTCTTGACGTCTTCGAAGTCGACGTTCACCAGACCGTGCATGTGGATGATGTCGCTGATGCCGCCCACGGCGTTTTTCAGCACATCGTTGGCATGCGCAAAAGCCTGGTCTTGCGTGATGTCGTCGCCCAGCACTTCGAGCAGCTTCTCGTTCAGCACCACGCATCAGCCAAGCTGATGCGGCAGCCGCTGGCGGCAGGCCAGCGAGTGTCCGGTCGAGCGGGGAGCGAATGGGAGGCGGCTGTCGACCCATTCCGGGAATTCGATGACCATCGATTGCGGTCAGTCGCGCGACTACCAGCTTCTCGGCAATGGACCTGCGCTGTGCTGCCAGATTCAGGCATCGAAGGCAATCAGGTGCTCGGCACTCTGTGCGACGGCTTCGTTGCCGGTCGATTGAATCTCACCTCGCAGGCCGCGCCAGCCTGTCTCAGCATGGATCGATTGACTGCTTGCGCCAGCCGCTGATCACGCTCCAGGTAGGCCTCAGCGACCCGATTCCGGTCCTGAGCCAGCAGGCGAAGTTGCTCGCGGGTCGGGGCGCCGGGCCTCGTGAACACGCTCGATCCTGACCGCGACTGGTTTGTTGGCGTGCGCTACGTGGCGCAACGATTTGGGCAGCAAATCGACTGGCAGGGTCTCCAGCGCTTGAAGGCGCAGGTCGTCGTGGGTTCTGAAGACACGGCCAACGACATCCAGATCTCCGCACGCGATGCCTTGTATGCCGACGGCGTCAACGACACCGGCTCCAACCGGGTCGAGCGTGCAAGCTTCCTGAACGGGCTGCATCGCAAGGCCGGTGTTGATTCCCGCCTGGATGGGGTGCAGGGAGCCGCGCGCTGCGCTGCCCACGTTCAACGGGCGGTTGATGCTTTCTTCAGGGCGCTTTGACGGAGGTCAGGCGCTCCTGCAGGAACTCGACGAAGCGCTGCGTCTTCGCGGGCAGCAGCCGTGTCTCGGTGATCGCATAGACCGGTGTTGCCTTGCCCTGCCAGGTCGGCAGTACCCGGCGCAAGCGCCCTGCTGCGACGTCATCGGCAGCGATCTCGTCGGAGAGCAGGATCACACCCAGGTCCAGTGTCGCCAGCCGTCGGAGCATGCCCACGCTGTTGACCTGGAACCGGCCACTGACGTCGACCTCTGCGACCTCGTCCCCGCAGTGCAGCACCCAGTTGCCCGCCTTGGGAAAGCCCAGGCACTCGTGCTGCGCGAGGTCGCGGGCGTGTTCCGGCTCACCCGACACGGCCAGGTAGCGCGGTGAGGCGTAGGCGCCCACCGGCAGGCGGGCCAGCAGGCGGGCGATCAGGTTGGAGTCGGAGAGCTCGCCCATGCGGATGGCCACGTCGAAGGGTTCGCTGACCAGGTCGACGCGCCGGGGGGTGAGGTCGAAGTCGAACGTGATGCCGGGATAGCGGCGCGCGAATTCCGCGATCAGCGGCGCCATGTAGGTGGTGGCGAAATCCACCGGCAAGGAGGCGCGCAGCACGCCGCTGGGCTGTGCCAGCAGTTCACCCAGTTGCTCGTGTGCCAGTCGGGCCTCGTCAACGATGCGCCGGCAGCGCTGGAAGTAGATCTGCCCGGCCTCGGTCAATTCCACCTTGCGCGTCGTGCGGTGCAGCAGCCGCAGGCCGATGGCCTTTTCCAGCGCGCCGATGCGTCGCGACAGCGTCGAGTTCGGCACCCCGGTGGCGTCGGCCGCGCGGCGAAAGCTCAGCGTGTGGGCCACCTCGACGAACAAGGCCATGTCGTTCAGCAGTTCCATTGGGATTGCACCATCGATGGATCAATGAGTTCCATCGTACCTACTTTATCCACAAGGCAGGACAGCGGAAGATTCGGCCATCGCAGCCCAACCATCCCTGGAACAGCCATGAGCCCACTTCTCACCCCCGTCCGCATCGGCCGCACGCCCGCCGCCAACCGCCTGGTGATGGCGCCGATGACCCGCTCACGGGCCGATGCCGACGGCGTGCCCAGCGACCTGACCGTCACCTACTACGCCCAGCGCGCCAGCGCTGGTCTGATCATCACCGAGGGCGTTTTCCCGTCCGCCATGGGCAAGGGCTATGTGCACACGCCCGGCATCGAGACCGCAGCGCAGATGGCCGCATGGAAGAAGGTGACCGAGGCCGTGCACGCCAAGGGCGGCCGCATCTTCATGCAGCTGATGCATTGCGGGCGCGTCTCGCACCCGTCGCTGCTGGGTGGTGCCACGCCGGTGGCCCCGTCGGCGATCAAGCCTGAAGGCAAGGCCTGGACGCCCGTCGGCCAGGTCGACTTCGAAACCCCGCGCGAACTGAGCGTCGCCGAGATCGCCGGTGTGGTCGACGGGTACCGCCAGGCCACACGTCATGCCATCGAAGCCGGCTTCGACGGCGTGGAGCTGCATGGGGCTTCGGGCTACCTGCCCGAGCAGTTCCTGTCATCCGGCAGCAACCAACGCAAGGATCAATACGGTGGCTCTGTGGAGAACCGCGCCCGCTTCGTACTGCAGGTCCTGGACGCCATGGTGGCCGAGGCCGGCGCCGACCGTGTCGGCATCAAGCTGTCTCCGGAGATGAACTACAACAGCATCACCGATGCCGCCCCGCAAGAGACCTACGCCTACCTGGTCGAGCAGCTGCGCGGCAAGGGCCTGGCCTACCTGCACGTGGCACTGTTCGGCGCCGCCTTCGACTACCACGCGGTGCTGCGCCCGCTCTTCGATGGCAGCTACCTGATCGGCAGCGGCCTCACGCAGGACAGCGCCGAGAAGCTGGTGGCATCAGGCTCGGCCGATGCGGTCGTGTTCGGCAGCGCCTTCCTCGCGAACCCCGACCTGCCGGAGCGCTTCCGCGTTGGCGCCGCGCTGAACACGCCGGACCGCAACACCTTCTTCGCACCACCCACCGCGCAGGGCTACATCGACTACCCGACGCTGGCGACGGCCTGACAGGCCCACCTCTACGAAAGGCAAAGGCCATGGCCACCCTCGTCCGCATGCAGCGCGCCAACCATGGCGCCCAGTTCCGCGCAGTGCGCCTGCATGGCGCCGACCCGGCGCAGCTCGACCCCTTCATCGGCATCGACCACGCCTGGATGAGCGCGCCCACCTTTCCGCCGCATCCGCACGCGGGCTTCTCTGCGGTGACTTACCTGTTCCTCGACTCCGAGACCGGCATGGCCAATCGCGCGATTCACTGGGCACGCGCAACCTGATCGAACCAGGCGGCCTGCACTGGACCGCCGCGGGGCGGGGCGTGGTCCACGAAGAGGTGCCCGCCGTGACGGGCAGCACCACGCACCTGCTGCAGATCTTCGTCAACCTGCCTGAATCCCGCCAGAACGCGGCGCCGTTCGCGCTGAGCCTGGCCACGCAGGACGTGCCTGTGGTG
The genomic region above belongs to Aquabacterium sp. OR-4 and contains:
- a CDS encoding LysR family transcriptional regulator; translation: MELLNDMALFVEVAHTLSFRRAADATGVPNSTLSRRIGALEKAIGLRLLHRTTRKVELTEAGQIYFQRCRRIVDEARLAHEQLGELLAQPSGVLRASLPVDFATTYMAPLIAEFARRYPGITFDFDLTPRRVDLVSEPFDVAIRMGELSDSNLIARLLARLPVGAYASPRYLAVSGEPEHARDLAQHECLGFPKAGNWVLHCGDEVAEVDVSGRFQVNSVGMLRRLATLDLGVILLSDEIAADDVAAGRLRRVLPTWQGKATPVYAITETRLLPAKTQRFVEFLQERLTSVKAP
- a CDS encoding alkene reductase; the encoded protein is MSPLLTPVRIGRTPAANRLVMAPMTRSRADADGVPSDLTVTYYAQRASAGLIITEGVFPSAMGKGYVHTPGIETAAQMAAWKKVTEAVHAKGGRIFMQLMHCGRVSHPSLLGGATPVAPSAIKPEGKAWTPVGQVDFETPRELSVAEIAGVVDGYRQATRHAIEAGFDGVELHGASGYLPEQFLSSGSNQRKDQYGGSVENRARFVLQVLDAMVAEAGADRVGIKLSPEMNYNSITDAAPQETYAYLVEQLRGKGLAYLHVALFGAAFDYHAVLRPLFDGSYLIGSGLTQDSAEKLVASGSADAVVFGSAFLANPDLPERFRVGAALNTPDRNTFFAPPTAQGYIDYPTLATA